A window from Pirellulales bacterium encodes these proteins:
- the sppA gene encoding signal peptide peptidase SppA — MSSILPPSHSDASNSGDKPVRVLLQDQSMFGRWGRRIPWIAAIIAIGFALSYRAAYDQYLQKNPRLEERYVSHSETAQQKVAIITIEGTIMHNDGFAKWQIDQVAKDPDVKAVVVRVDSPGGTVTGSDYLYHQLKMLREGEGTGRKIPLVVSMGGIAASGGYYLSMAAGDVPDTIFAERTTWTGSIGVIIPHFTVADLLESWKIQDDSVVSGPYKELGSPTQKLSPEMAKKERAILQAMVDQTFDQFKEIVADARPQLANNKENFATATTGQVFTAKQALELGLVDKLGFEEDAVDRAIELAKLDPRNVRVVKYTLPQGLVNAMLFGPSSSATGPSGQLNLSALIDWATPRCYMLFTWLPPLVSNQAR; from the coding sequence ATGTCTTCCATTCTTCCTCCGTCCCATTCCGACGCTTCCAATTCCGGCGATAAACCGGTCCGCGTGCTCCTGCAAGATCAAAGCATGTTTGGCCGCTGGGGTCGTCGGATCCCCTGGATTGCGGCGATTATTGCCATCGGGTTTGCTTTGAGTTATCGCGCCGCTTATGACCAGTACTTGCAAAAGAATCCGCGCCTGGAGGAACGGTATGTTTCTCACTCCGAAACTGCGCAGCAAAAGGTGGCCATCATCACCATTGAAGGCACCATCATGCACAACGATGGTTTTGCCAAATGGCAGATTGACCAGGTGGCGAAAGATCCCGACGTGAAGGCCGTGGTGGTGCGCGTCGATTCCCCCGGCGGAACCGTCACGGGCAGCGATTATTTGTACCATCAATTGAAAATGCTCCGCGAAGGGGAAGGCACGGGCCGGAAAATTCCGCTGGTGGTAAGCATGGGAGGAATCGCCGCTAGCGGTGGATATTATTTGTCGATGGCCGCCGGCGACGTGCCCGACACCATTTTCGCCGAACGCACCACGTGGACCGGCTCCATCGGCGTCATCATTCCGCACTTCACGGTCGCCGATTTGCTGGAGAGCTGGAAAATCCAGGACGATTCCGTCGTCAGCGGCCCGTACAAGGAATTGGGCAGCCCCACGCAAAAACTTTCTCCCGAAATGGCGAAGAAGGAGCGTGCCATTTTGCAGGCTATGGTCGATCAAACGTTCGATCAATTCAAGGAAATTGTGGCCGACGCCCGGCCGCAGTTGGCCAACAATAAAGAAAACTTCGCCACCGCCACCACCGGTCAGGTATTCACCGCCAAGCAAGCGCTTGAACTAGGGCTGGTCGACAAGTTGGGCTTTGAGGAAGACGCGGTCGACCGGGCCATCGAATTGGCCAAGCTCGATCCGCGCAACGTGCGGGTAGTAAAGTACACCCTGCCACAAGGATTGGTGAATGCGATGTTGTTTGGACCGAGTTCCAGCGCGACAGGGCCCTCGGGTCAATTAAACCTTTCGGCCCTGATCGATTGGGCCACGCCGCGTTGTTACATGCTGTTCACCTGGCTGCCGCCCCTGGTGAGCAATCAAGCACGTTAA
- a CDS encoding MoxR family ATPase: protein MSIGEQMQQRAEEFRTRYQAVKEQVGRVIVGHDDIVHGVLTCLLVGGHCLLEGVPGLGKTLLVRTLAKTLDLHFSRIQFTPDLMPADIIGTNMVMESPDGKRFFEFQQGPIFTQLCLADEINRATPKTQSAMLETMQEFSVTVAGKVHQLQLPFFVLATQNPIEQEGTYPLPEAQLDRFFFKLLVGYSGRDELATIIDRTTRGEIIEPDKVMDGPEILKWQHLVREVILAKHVQDYIVRLILATHPTGEFALPITNQYLRWGASPRGAQTLALAAKVRALLEGRYNVSFEDIRRVYLPALRHRVIVNFEAQAEGIDTDHVLSEILEKLPEKSGEAAA from the coding sequence ATGTCCATCGGCGAACAAATGCAACAACGGGCCGAAGAATTTCGGACCCGGTATCAAGCGGTGAAAGAGCAGGTGGGGCGAGTCATTGTCGGCCATGACGACATTGTGCACGGCGTGCTCACGTGTCTGTTGGTGGGTGGGCATTGCTTGCTGGAAGGCGTGCCGGGGCTGGGAAAAACGCTGCTGGTGCGCACGCTGGCCAAAACACTCGATCTGCATTTTTCGCGGATTCAGTTCACGCCCGATCTCATGCCGGCCGACATCATCGGCACCAACATGGTGATGGAATCGCCCGATGGGAAGCGATTTTTCGAGTTTCAACAAGGGCCGATTTTCACGCAGTTGTGCCTGGCCGACGAAATCAATCGCGCCACGCCGAAAACGCAATCGGCCATGTTGGAAACCATGCAAGAGTTTTCCGTCACCGTGGCCGGGAAAGTGCATCAATTGCAGCTGCCGTTCTTTGTGCTGGCCACGCAAAACCCCATCGAGCAGGAAGGCACGTATCCGCTGCCGGAAGCGCAGTTGGATCGATTCTTTTTCAAGCTGCTGGTCGGTTACTCCGGCCGCGACGAATTGGCGACCATCATCGACCGCACTACGCGGGGGGAAATTATCGAGCCTGACAAAGTGATGGACGGACCGGAAATTTTGAAATGGCAGCACTTGGTGCGCGAGGTCATTCTGGCGAAGCACGTGCAAGATTACATCGTGCGGCTCATCTTGGCCACGCATCCGACCGGTGAGTTTGCGCTGCCCATCACCAATCAATATTTGCGCTGGGGCGCTAGTCCGCGAGGAGCGCAAACGCTGGCGCTGGCCGCCAAAGTCCGGGCCTTGCTGGAAGGCCGCTACAACGTGAGCTTTGAAGACATCCGGCGAGTGTATTTGCCGGCGCTGCGGCACCGGGTGATTGTCAATTTCGAAGCCCAGGCCGAAGGCATCGACACCGACCACGTGCTGTCGGAAATTCTGGAAAAGCTCCCAGAAAAATCCGGCGAAGCAGCCGCTTAA
- the uvrA gene encoding excinuclease ABC subunit UvrA has protein sequence MEQSKPTSATASEQAADGEFISIRGARVHNLKGIDVDIPRNQLVVITGVSGSGKSSLAIDTIFAEGQRQYIQSLSVYARQFVHQMERPDVDFIEGLQPTIAIDQRAGYANPRSTVATVTEIYDYLRLLVSRLGTAYCYQCGTPIRQQSPEEINAELLQFPAGTKIMVLAPMLRGRKGQHQEVFEAIRKAGFQRARVDGEVLDIGGEPPELAPRKNHTIEAVVDRIVIREGIDDRLAESLNLAITHGEGSVLVASQLRDASGPSTGPWRDQLFSTLYACPNCKINYEELEPRTFSFNSPYGACPTCEGLGAREEFDPELLLGDEQLSLAKGLVVPWKNDTPAQAKRHQQALAEFLQAHHLTWDTPYAQWKPSTREKFLRGTNLPLPARERAGVMGAAESADTFLGLLTLLEKEFATATKVADQERLAAFRGQVVCQACGGARLRPEARSVRIGGKAIHEITALTVQQASRFFEALPSEIAEDDSPIFQPLSAEISSRLAFLEQVGLNYLTLDRAADTLSGGELQRVRLATGIGSGLVGVCYVLDEPSIGLHPRDNQRLIVALRDLQSQGNTVLVVEHDADMMRQADDLLDLGPGAGAHGGHIVAHGPPTAVAADPNSLTGRYLSGAAAIPVSTERRRGTKTRSITLEGVTTNNLKNVDARFPLGVFICITGVSGSGKSSLINETLARALVRRLAGQGPKPGPHTSLRGVNQIDKIIVIDQAPIGRSPRSNPATYVGIFDEIRKVFASTPQSKERGYTAGRFSFNVPAAGSSKSKAAAATPEAASKPRAVPKGGRCEECQGYGAKKIEMQFLPDLYVTCPVCEGKRFNRQTLEVKFKNLSIADVLDLRIDEAAAVFENIPLIARPLRSLQEVGLGYLTLGQSATTLSGGEAQRVKLATELARVETGSTLYLLDEPTTGLHFDDVRKLLEVLQRLVDLGNTVMVIEHNLDVMKCADWIIDLGPEGGEAGGYIVAEGTPEEVAALPDNHTGRLLKPLLGGAP, from the coding sequence ATGGAGCAGTCTAAACCCACGAGCGCGACGGCCAGCGAGCAAGCCGCAGACGGCGAGTTCATCAGCATTCGGGGCGCGCGGGTTCATAATTTGAAGGGCATCGATGTCGACATTCCCCGCAACCAGCTCGTAGTCATCACCGGCGTCAGCGGATCGGGCAAAAGCTCGCTGGCCATCGATACCATTTTTGCCGAAGGGCAGCGGCAGTACATCCAAAGCCTGTCGGTGTACGCCCGGCAATTTGTACACCAGATGGAGCGGCCCGATGTCGATTTCATCGAAGGTCTGCAGCCGACCATTGCCATCGATCAGCGCGCCGGCTACGCCAATCCGCGCAGCACGGTCGCCACCGTGACCGAAATTTACGATTATTTGCGGCTGCTCGTATCGCGGCTGGGGACCGCTTATTGCTACCAGTGCGGCACGCCCATTCGGCAGCAATCGCCCGAGGAAATTAACGCGGAACTGCTGCAATTTCCCGCAGGCACGAAAATCATGGTTTTGGCTCCCATGCTCCGCGGCCGCAAAGGGCAACACCAGGAAGTGTTCGAAGCCATTCGCAAAGCCGGCTTCCAACGCGCCCGGGTGGATGGCGAAGTGCTCGATATCGGAGGCGAGCCGCCGGAATTAGCCCCGCGAAAAAATCACACGATTGAAGCGGTGGTCGATCGCATCGTCATTCGCGAAGGCATTGACGACCGGTTGGCCGAGTCGCTCAACCTGGCCATTACGCATGGCGAAGGGTCCGTGCTGGTGGCGTCTCAGCTGCGCGATGCAAGTGGCCCCAGCACCGGCCCATGGCGCGATCAGTTATTCAGCACGCTCTACGCCTGCCCGAATTGCAAAATCAATTACGAGGAGCTGGAGCCGCGCACGTTCAGCTTCAACAGTCCTTACGGAGCGTGCCCAACCTGCGAAGGGCTAGGGGCGCGGGAAGAATTCGATCCGGAGCTGCTCTTGGGCGATGAGCAACTTTCGCTAGCCAAAGGATTGGTGGTTCCCTGGAAAAACGACACGCCGGCGCAAGCCAAGCGGCATCAACAGGCCCTGGCGGAGTTTTTACAAGCGCACCATTTAACCTGGGATACCCCTTACGCCCAGTGGAAGCCGTCCACACGCGAAAAGTTTTTACGAGGCACAAATCTCCCTCTCCCCGCACGGGAGAGGGCCGGGGTGATGGGGGCTGCAGAATCGGCAGACACTTTCCTGGGCCTCCTGACGCTGTTGGAAAAAGAGTTTGCCACCGCCACCAAAGTTGCCGATCAAGAACGGTTAGCTGCCTTTCGCGGCCAAGTGGTTTGCCAAGCCTGCGGCGGCGCACGGTTGCGGCCCGAAGCCCGCAGCGTTCGCATCGGCGGCAAAGCCATTCACGAAATCACGGCGCTCACGGTGCAGCAAGCGAGCCGGTTTTTCGAAGCGCTTCCCTCCGAGATTGCCGAGGACGATTCGCCCATTTTCCAGCCGCTGTCGGCGGAAATTAGCTCGCGCTTGGCGTTTCTGGAGCAAGTCGGCCTGAATTATCTCACGCTTGATCGGGCGGCAGATACTCTCAGCGGCGGCGAGTTGCAGCGCGTTCGCTTGGCCACGGGCATTGGTTCCGGGCTGGTAGGCGTGTGTTACGTGCTGGATGAACCTTCCATCGGCCTGCACCCGCGCGACAACCAACGGCTGATTGTGGCGCTGCGAGATTTGCAATCGCAAGGCAACACGGTGCTGGTGGTGGAACACGATGCCGACATGATGCGCCAGGCCGACGATTTGCTCGATCTGGGTCCCGGCGCCGGCGCGCACGGGGGCCACATTGTGGCGCATGGCCCGCCCACCGCCGTGGCCGCTGACCCCAATTCTCTTACGGGCCGTTATCTGTCCGGCGCGGCGGCCATTCCCGTATCCACCGAGCGCCGCCGCGGAACAAAAACGCGCTCCATCACGCTGGAAGGGGTCACCACCAACAATTTGAAAAATGTCGACGCCCGCTTTCCCTTGGGCGTATTTATTTGCATCACAGGCGTTAGCGGCTCGGGCAAAAGCTCGCTGATCAACGAAACGCTGGCCCGCGCACTGGTGCGCCGCTTAGCCGGCCAGGGCCCCAAGCCCGGCCCGCACACCAGCCTGCGGGGCGTGAATCAGATCGATAAAATCATCGTGATCGACCAAGCTCCCATTGGCCGCTCGCCGCGCAGCAACCCGGCAACCTATGTCGGCATTTTCGACGAAATCCGAAAAGTGTTCGCTTCCACGCCGCAATCCAAAGAGCGTGGCTACACCGCCGGCCGCTTCAGCTTTAACGTGCCCGCGGCGGGTTCGAGCAAGTCGAAAGCTGCGGCCGCCACGCCGGAGGCTGCCAGTAAGCCGCGCGCGGTGCCCAAGGGAGGCCGCTGCGAGGAATGCCAAGGCTACGGCGCGAAAAAAATTGAAATGCAATTTCTCCCCGATTTGTACGTCACCTGCCCAGTCTGCGAGGGAAAACGCTTCAACCGCCAAACGTTGGAGGTGAAATTCAAAAATCTGTCGATTGCCGACGTGCTCGATTTGCGCATCGACGAAGCCGCCGCCGTGTTCGAAAACATTCCTCTCATTGCGCGGCCGCTTCGCAGCCTGCAAGAAGTGGGGCTGGGCTACCTCACGCTCGGCCAATCGGCCACCACGCTTTCCGGCGGCGAAGCCCAGCGCGTCAAGCTCGCTACTGAGCTAGCCCGTGTGGAAACCGGCAGCACGCTGTACTTGCTCGACGAGCCCACCACCGGCCTGCACTTTGACGACGTTCGCAAATTGCTGGAAGTGCTCCAGCGCCTGGTCGATTTGGGCAACACCGTGATGGTGATCGAGCACAATTTGGACGTGATGAAATGTGCGGATTGGATTATCGATTTGGGGCCCGAAGGGGGCGAAGCCGGCGGCTACATTGTTGCCGAAGGCACCCCCGAAGAAGTTGCCGCCCTGCCCGACAATCACACCGGCCGGCTGCTTAAGCCGCTGCTTGGCGGCGCGCCATAA
- a CDS encoding ABC transporter permease codes for MRKTMIIARREYQALVRTKAFIISLVLMPIFMLGGIFLQVFLNGRVDVSEKKVVVLDGTGRIFAPLEAMAEQRNGSAEKNEASGKKARGGIALEQGPASAVTDEERLELSDRIRHNEIFAFVEIDADALQPGKDKAQNQTPVRVYSESIAHDDVARWLMQSIQRVTFALRLQDSGLDSATVAKVVMPVGIEELGLFSHSAGGEIRNADQGARNLNLFIPFGLVMLMFMSLMIVCQPMLTSVLEEKQQRIAEVLLGSASPFQLMMGKLIGNVCVALSIVGLYMLGGYLVAAHYGYADMLPLWLIGWFLTFEILASVLYGSVFIAVGAACSDLKDSQSLLMPAMLFMIFPLMVWFNVLQEPLSSFAVWVSLFPPATPMLMLLRLAASPMVPMWQAALGILLVLVTAMVCVFAAGRVFRIGILAQGKAPKLNELARWVVRG; via the coding sequence GTGCGTAAAACGATGATCATTGCGCGGCGGGAATATCAAGCGCTGGTGCGCACTAAGGCGTTCATCATTTCGCTGGTGCTGATGCCGATATTCATGTTGGGCGGAATTTTCTTGCAAGTGTTTTTGAACGGCCGGGTGGATGTGAGCGAAAAAAAGGTGGTCGTGCTGGACGGCACCGGGCGTATCTTCGCGCCGCTGGAAGCCATGGCCGAACAACGGAACGGCTCTGCGGAAAAAAATGAAGCTTCTGGAAAGAAAGCCCGCGGCGGCATTGCACTGGAGCAAGGCCCCGCCAGTGCCGTGACCGACGAAGAGCGGCTGGAGCTTTCCGATCGCATTCGCCACAACGAAATTTTTGCGTTCGTGGAAATCGATGCCGACGCCTTGCAGCCGGGGAAAGACAAAGCCCAAAACCAAACGCCGGTGCGCGTGTATTCCGAAAGCATTGCCCACGATGACGTTGCCCGTTGGCTCATGCAAAGCATCCAGCGAGTAACGTTCGCCCTGCGCTTGCAAGATTCGGGCTTGGACTCGGCGACGGTGGCCAAGGTGGTCATGCCCGTGGGCATTGAAGAATTGGGATTATTCAGTCATTCCGCGGGCGGCGAAATTCGCAATGCGGACCAGGGAGCGCGGAATCTGAACCTTTTCATTCCCTTCGGTTTGGTCATGTTAATGTTCATGTCTTTGATGATTGTGTGCCAACCGATGCTCACCAGCGTGCTGGAGGAAAAACAGCAGCGGATTGCCGAAGTGCTGTTGGGCTCCGCCAGTCCATTCCAACTGATGATGGGCAAGCTGATTGGCAACGTGTGCGTGGCGCTTTCGATAGTGGGGTTGTACATGTTGGGCGGTTACCTGGTGGCGGCACACTATGGATATGCCGACATGCTGCCGCTGTGGCTGATCGGCTGGTTTTTGACGTTCGAAATTCTGGCATCGGTGTTGTATGGGTCCGTGTTCATTGCCGTGGGGGCGGCCTGTTCCGATTTGAAAGATTCACAATCGCTGTTGATGCCGGCCATGTTGTTCATGATTTTTCCGTTGATGGTGTGGTTCAACGTGCTGCAAGAACCACTGAGCAGTTTTGCGGTTTGGGTATCGCTGTTTCCGCCGGCCACGCCCATGTTAATGCTGCTGCGGCTGGCGGCCTCGCCGATGGTTCCCATGTGGCAAGCGGCGCTGGGGATTTTGTTGGTGCTGGTGACCGCCATGGTGTGTGTGTTTGCCGCCGGGCGCGTGTTCCGGATTGGAATACTTGCCCAGGGAAAGGCCCCGAAGCTGAATGAATTGGCCCGCTGGGTGGTGCGGGGATGA